ACTTCTGTCACGACTGGCAGATCTTTAAGCAGCGCAGGACCTTCTTTATTGACACGTTTCATCACAGCAAAATAGTTAGGCGGCTCCGGCTGACCATCGAGAAGGGCTTGGATGAATTCCTCTTCGTTGGTGTAGGATAGTGCCCAGTTAAAAAGCTTTTCGTAACCGACTGTCGTTGACGGAACTGCCCCCAACGCCTTCCCGCAAGCACTCCCTGCTCCATGTGCCGGCCATACCTGCAAATAATCCGGGAGCTGCTTGAACTTTAGGAGAGACTTGAACATCTCTCTCGCACCAGCCTCAGAAGTCCCCTTGATTCCTGCTGCTTTCTCCAGCAAATCTGGTCTGCCGATATCCCCCACAAAGACGAAATCTCCTGTGAAAATCCCGATGGGACGATCTGCACTTCCGCCGCGGTCTGTCAACAGGAAGGAAATACTCTCCGGCGTATGTCCAGGGGTATGCATGACTTCAAAAATCAGATTTCCGATGGAGAACTGATCGCCGTCATGCACGAATTGATGATTCAATCCTTCCGCATATTGATATTTCCAATCGTCTCCCCCTTCATCGGATAAAAACAACTTCGCCGTATGTGTAGCTCCGAGTTCACGCGCACCAGAGACAAAATCGGCGTGAATATGGGTTTCTGTAGCTGCTACGATCGTCACACCCTCTGCTTTCGCTACCTGAAAATACGGTTCCAGGTTGCGGCTGGGGTCAATCACAATCGCTTCGCCCGTCTTTTGACAACCGACCAGATAGGATGCATGAGCCAGCTTTTCATCGTAAAAGTAACGCAACAACATGGTGTATTCCTCCCCTTACATCATCATTTACTTGATTTTTCCGCCAGCACCTCGAGCAGCGATTGGGTAAAGCGCAGCGTCTTCTGAACAGTAGGATCCTTGAGCAGACGCAAAAGTCCGAAAATGGAGATGGCTTCGTGATTGTTCTTGGCCCGTTCTTTTGCCTCACGGAAGACGGCAACCCCGGTTTCCACCTGGGCAGTGACAGGGGCAATGTACCCTTTCATTCCCTTAAGCAAATACTCTTGGGATTGTTTGTCCTGCCCGACACTTTCCACGAAATCGGCCACTTGCTCGATCGTGTTTACATATTTCAGCAGCTTGGGCATCTTCTCCAGCAATGAAAACAGGGCAAGGATCGATTCCTTTTCTACACGATATGGAGCACACTTCTGCCCCAGCCTATCGAAAAGGGAGCCAAGCGACTCCTTATCCTGAAGGATGGATGTCGCCAAATCCACCCCCTGCTCCGCTGCCAATACCGCGTCTTTGATCCTGGGCAGCTTGCGGATCAAGACGGCAATCGCTTCCTGCACTTCTGGATCAGCCAGCTCTTCCAACCCCATGTCCATACTTTTCGGTTCCTTGATCTCGTTCAAATTTCGTTCTCCTCCTCTCTTTCCCACCTGAGCCTGCCTTACATCAACCCTTTTAGCATTCCGTTCCAATACATCACAGGAAGAAGCTCTCTTTTCATCACATACATGCTGAATCGCTCCTCGGACTGATCAAACGGGAAGGTTTCCTGCGGCAACTGATTGTAATCAAACTCAGCCAGCACCAATTTGTTGTACCCGGTTACCAGCGGGCAAGACGTATACCCGTCATACGTTGCAGCCAGAGGAGAGCCATTTTGCAGAGCGAGCAGATTCTGTGCGACTACGGGAGCCTGTTTGCGAATCGCAGCCCCTGTCTTGGACGTCGGGAGATTGGCACAATCACCAATTCCAAAAACATTGGCAAACTTTTTATGCTGCAGCGTATACGGATCGACATCCACCCATCCCCCTGCATCTTCTAGCGAGCTTCCCTTGATAAAATCAGGCGCTTTCATCGGAGGGGTCACATGAAGCATGTCGTACTTCAACACTTCCTGCTCCTTCGTATCCAAATTCTCGAAAACGGCTTCCTTTGTATCTGGACGCACTTCGATCAGATTTCTTTTGTACATCGTCTGTATGTTCTTGCGTTGGACGACCTTGTCGAGCGTATTGGCGTATTTCGCAACATCGAAAATGCTTGCTTTTGCAGATGCAAAAATGATTTCGGACTGATTACGAACATTCAACTTGCGGAAGTAGTCATCAGCAAGGTACATGATTTTTTGCGGAGCACCCCCGCACTTTACAGGGGAATTCGGATGCGTAAAGATAGCCGTTCCGCCTTTGAAGTTCCGGATGTTATCCCATGTGCTGTCTACTGTTTGGTACGAATAGTTGCTACAAACCCCGTTTTTCCCAACCGTTTCCTTCAGTCCTTTAATACCGTCCCAATGAATCTGCAATCCTGCAGCCACCACGAGGTAGTCATAGGAAATCGTTGTACCTGTCTGGGTAACCAGCGAGTTTTGTTCTGGATGAAAGGCTGTTACGGCATCGGCGATCCACTCTACGCCGTCAGGAATCAACGAACCCATTTCCCGCTCCGACTCTTCCTTCTTCGCTGCACCACCGCCGACTAAAGTCCACAATGGCTGGTAATAATGCTTGGTTTCGGGATCAATGATGGCGATATGCCCTTTGAGCTTTTTGGAGCCCCGTACCAAGCGGGCAGCTACAGAAATACCGGCAGTACCGGCCCCCACAATGACAACAGAATAACGAGCTTGTTTTGCCATAGTTGCCTCCTTTTGCATTTCGTTTCTTGGTTTTTCGTAAAGAAGCGTGTCTCTATCTATAAGTTTATTCGTGTATCCTTTTTTCCATATAGGGGAACTCCCCTACTTTTCTGAGCGCCCGATCATGACGAAAAAGCATTCCAAAAGCAAAAAAAGCCCCTTGAACTGCCAATCGGCAACGCAAGGGGCACGCCTATTAAAACGCCAAATCCAAGTATCTGTTTTTGATCGCATATTGGATCAATTCATGCTTCGAATCCAGCTCCAGCTTCTGCATAATATTTGTCTTGTGATTTTCCACAGTCTTGACGCTGATCGACAGCTTATCGGCGATCTCTTTGTTGGCATAGCCCAGCACGATGAGCCGGACGATCTCCTTTTCGCGGTCGGTCAAAACCGAAGGCAGCTTTTTGGACTCCGATTTCAGCCATTGCCTGACGATGTCTTGCGAGACGGAGGTCTTGTAAAAATGTTTCCCACCGTACACCTCTACGATCGCCTGAAAAAGCAGCTCCCCATGGCTGTTTTTTAAAATGTACCCATGCGCTCCTACGGTGACTGCCTTCTGGACGAAAATCTCTTCATCATGCATCGTCAAGATCACGATTTTTACAGACGGAGCCAGCTTGCGGATCTCTGCGCTTGCGCTAAACCCGTCCAAACCATTGGGCATCGACAAATCCATCAAGACCACATCCGGCGCAAACGAAATGGACTTGAGAATCGCATCGTTGCCATTGTGGCTTTCCCCGACGATTTTGATTTCGGGGTATCCTTCCAAAAGTACCCGCAGCCCTTTCCGAATCATCGTGTGGTCATCCACCAGCAGTACCCGTATCACTCCTCCTCCCCTCCTGTAACTGCCCGAATGTTTACTTTGATTACTGTCCCTTCCTGCAAAATCGAGTGAATCTGCAGGCTCCCTTCCATCTGATCCACTCTCTCCTCCATATGCTTGAGACCCAGACCTGCCTTCACCTGATCGCGGTCAAATCCGATGCCGTTGTCCTGAATCTTCAGGGTCAGCTCATCGTCTTCTTTATACAGGATGACTTCGATGAGCGTCGCTTTCGAATATTTCAAGGCGTTGTGCAGTGCCTCCTGAATGACACGGTACAAATTGACCTCCAAGACAGGCTGCAGTCTATCGCTGACATTGCTGTAGGTAAACGTGATGGAAACGTCCTTATGCGTTCTGTTCAGGCTGGAAACAAGATGCTTCACTGTCGGAATCAGTCCTAGCTGGTCGAGACTGTGCGGGCGGAGCTGGAGCGAATAGAGCTTGACGTCTTGGATCGCTTTTTCCAATTCCTCCACGATCTCCTGCATGTACTCGCTGAACTGCTCTTCCTGCTTGATGCGTGATTGAATGGCTTGAATGCCTACAGAAACGGAATAAAGCGATTGTCCGACACCATCGTGCAGCTCTTGCGCCAACCGCTTGTGCTCGTTCTCCTGGGCTTCCAGCGTTTTTTGCAAAACCAGCTTGGAAATTCTGGCCTCTTCTTCCTTTTTCTTAGCCGTCAAATCTTTGAGGACCAGCAGAACCTCCTGCTTGTTTTGTTCACCATTTTCATAGATGACAGCCGTGCTCATCTCCATGTCGACGAATCGCCCCTCATAGGTAGGCATCGAAGACAGAAAGTACGGTACCTCTCTCTTTGACACCAAGTAACAACGCTCCTCCCCCTCTGTCAGTTTTCTCGTCTGACAATAGGAGCAGTACGGGACCTTTCCTCCTACCTTCCATCCGGTCAGTCTAACTGCGGACGGATTCATCACCAGAATTCTTCTCTCCTGATCCATGAGAATAATCCCATCCTGCAGGTGGTCAAAGATCTGTTTCAGATAGCTGCCCTCCAGCGTCTTCCCCTCTTCGCCATACCGTTCAAAAAAGCTTGGGCTTTGATACATAATGGATCCTCCGACCGTAGTAGTTTCCAGCTCATCCCTGTTTCTTTCCTTGCCCATCTCGGGACTGTTGATGCTGTCCATGCACAGCAAAGATTATATGAAACCCCAGAGTCAATGAAGTCAGGATTCGAGCAAGTGTCACGTTATCCTTCTTCATTCCTCCATATGTTACATGCTGTCATCCGGGTCGACCTTGATTTCATCGTAATCTTTGCCAAGGCAAGAGCGTATAGGTGGGTTCCCCTATCTTTACGCAAAAAAGAGCCCCCAAAAGAAATCTAACCTTCTTTCGAGAACTCTTCTTCTATTATATATGGAACAACCTACGACAATTTCCCCATCAAGTTCCCCATCCGATCCAGCGCCTTTTTCAGCTGTTCCATCGATGTGGCGTAAGAGCAACGGATGTGACCATTCCCGCTCTCACCGAACACATCGCCTGGGACGACCGCGACTTTTTCCTCCATCAACAGCTTCTCCGCAAATTCAGCAGAGCTCAGTCCTGTTGATGCGATCGAAGGGAAAGCGTAAAAGGCTCCATCCGGTTCGTGGCAGCTGAGGCCGATCTGGCGGAAGCCATCTACCACGAAGTTACGGCGTTGGCGATAGCTCTCAATCATCCGTTCCATGTCCGAGCGGCCGTGACGCAGTGCCTCCAGAGCAGCCATCTGCGCCATCGTCGGTGCGCACAGCATCGTGTACTGGTGGATTTTCAGCATCCCTGCCAAGAGATCAGGAGTCGCACAGACATACCCGAGACGCCAGCCGGTCATGGCAAATGCTTTGGAAAAGCCGGAAATGAGAATCGTCCGGTCTTTCATGCCAGGCAGTGCGGCAATGCTGTCATGCATTCGTCCGTACGTCAGCTCCGCGTAGATTTCGTCGGAAATGACCAGCAGATCGTGCTTTTCAATGATCGGCAGCAAGGTCTTCCACTCGTCGGCTGTCATCGTGCCCCCTGTCGGATTGTTCGGGTAGCAGAAGATGATGGCCTTCGTCCGTGGAGTGATGTGCGTCTCCAACTCTTGCGGCGTCAGCTTGAACTGGTTTTCCATCGTGGTCTTCAGGAATACCGGAACTCCGCCAGCCAGACGAATGACCGGTTCGTAGGAAACGTAGCACGGCTCGACGACCAGAACTTCATCACCCGGATCTAGAATGGCGCGCAGGGCAATATCGATCGCCTCGCTGGCACCTACTGTCACCAAAATCTCGCTCTCAGGATGGTAGCTGACAGAAAACCGCTCCTCCAAATACTTTTGGATCTCCACTCGCAGTTCCAGCATGCCTGCGTTGGAGGTATAAGCGGTATGACCGCGCTCCAGAGACGAAATGGATGCTTCCCTCATGCGCCAAGGAGTGACAAAGTCAGGCTCCCCTACCCCTAGGGAAATGACACCTTCCATCGAGGCAGCCAAATCGAAAAAGCGGCGAATCCCCGATGGCTTCAGGGAAGCGACTGTGGATGACAAACGGCTTTTCAGTGACAATTGCGTACTCATGGAGTTACCACCATTCTGCGATCTTCATCGCGATCTTCCAATTCAATCCCATCGTGCTTGTAGCGTTTCAAAATAAAGTGAGTGGCCGTCGAGACTACGGAATCGAGCGTCGCCAGCTTTTGCGAAACGAACGTTGCGACCTCGCGCATCGTCTTTCCTTCCAACACCACGGACAAGTCGTAGCTGGCACCTGACATCAGGTAAACGGCTTTTACTTCCGGGAAACGGCAGATGCGCTCCGCTACCTCGTCGAACCCGACATCTCGCTTCGGCGTTACTTTCACGTCGATCATCGCGTTCACATACGGATGATCCTCCACCCGCTCCCAGTTAATCAGCGCTGGATATTTCACAATCACTTTTTCCGCTTCCAGAGTGGCGATGGCTCGCTCGATCACCTCTGTCGGCTCCGCCAGCATTTTTCCGATTTGCTCGGCTGACATACGGCTGTCCTCTTCTAGCAAGTGCAGCAATTCCCGTTGCTTTTTCGAATCCATAACCCACCACTCCATTTCTCTCTCATATGTCTCGTAAAAATCAAAAAGCCCCAGCAATCGATCCATGGTTCACGGAATCGATTGCTGAGGCGAAGGTATCGCGGTACCACTCAGCTTTTTTCCCTTTTTCACAAAAGGAAAACTTGTGCAGTCAAAACTGACATGCGCCTGATAACGTAGGCTAGTCGCTGCTTTCTACTCGTGTTCAAAAGCAGAGCTCCAAGGTGGCTTTCAAAAAGAGTTCGCGGCCGCCCTCCCAGCAATCAGGCGACTCTCTGGACGTCAAATCCCTTTTCTACTTTCCTTTTCACGGCGTTTCTTCCGTATGGGTAATACTCAGTGTCATACTCGTTTGCTTGAATGTCTCAGATTATAGAAAGGTTTTTGCCTGTTGTCAACCAACAACTTTCTGGGATGGCCCACGAAATCAACAGGGATGCGGGAAAAAAAGAATCGAGGACTTTTCACGAAAATTAATTGATCAACAAACTAAAATCTCTGGAGTTGTATCTCCCTCACGTCCTGCGTGACAAGAGGTGACCGCCAAAAAGACATCTCCTTCCAACCTATGGCATAATGGGAGGTACACAGAACAGATGAACGTAAAGTGGGGAATAGCATGAATCGAAATTTCGGTGTTATTGATCTAGGCTCGAATACAGCCAGACTGGTCGTGTACGAGCAAGACAAACAAGGACTAGTGACAGAGGTAGATAACATCAAGCGGGGACTTCGGCTCAGCAACCATTTGCAAAATGGCCGTATGGATGACGAGGGTGTCGCCAAAACCATTCATGGCATGCGTCAATTTAAAGAACTGCTAGATGCGAGAAACATCAATGACATCATCGCGGTAGCTACTGCTGCTGTTCGACAGGCTGAAAACGGACACGAACTAACCCAGCGAATCAACCAAGAAACAGGTATCGCGGTTCGCGTCCTGAGCGGCGAAGACGAAGCGCGATACGGCTACCTCGCCGTCATAAACAGTATGAAAATCGAGGAAGGCATCACGATCGATATCGGTGGTGGCAGCACGGAAGTCACCTATTTTCGCAATCGCCAGCTGCAAGAGAGCTTTAGCTTCCCATTCGGCATCGTAACGCTGACCCAGATGTTTTTTCAGGGTGACATTCCAACAGAGACTGAATTTTACCAGCTTCGCAGCTTTTTGAGCCGTTCCTTTTCCAGTTGTCCATGGTTGATGAACAAACAATGTCCCGTCATTGCCATCGGAGGAACGGCTCGCAACCTGGCAAAAATTCACCAGCGATCGGTGCAATATAGCATGGACAGCTTTCACCACTACCCGATGACTGGATGGCAATTGACAACCATTCTGGAACAGCTAAGCCCGCTTCCGCTCGAAGCACGCCGACAAGTTCCTGGCATCTCCAAGGACCGAGCAGATGTCATTCTTGCGGGACTCACTGTATTTGATAGCTTACTGAGCTACGCTGATAGTACTGAGCTGATCGTTAGCAGCAAAGGCTTGCGTGACGGAATTCTCTTTGAAACGGTATGGGGAACTGAAGCCCCTACTTCTATTCGAGAAATTCACGAGCGTAGCATCACGCAGTTCATGAACCGCTACCAAATCGACAAAGCCCATGCCTATCAGGTAAAAGAGCACGCCCTGTCGTTATTCGATCAGCTACAGGCTCATGATCTCCACAAGTATGGTTCCTTTGAGCGCGACCTTTTGGAAGCGTCGGCTCTGCTGCATGATGTCGGGCGCACGATCAACGTCCACGAATCTTCCGAGCATACGTTTTATTTGTTATCCCATGTTCTGCTGGCTGGCTATACCCATCGGGAAAGACTCCTGATTGCGATGATCGCCGCGTTTAAGAGCAACAAGCTTTTGCAAAGCCAGCTGACAAAGCATGCGGACATCGTCTGTAAGGCAGACAAGAATCTCGTGGAAAGGCTCGGCCACCTGCTGCTGCTGGCACGGATGCTCGATCGCTCCATGTCGCAGGCGATTCACTCGATCCAGCTGGTTGAGAGAGACCAACATTGGGTAATAGAGTGTCAAGGAAAGCGTGCCGGTCTTTTGGAGTATTCCTTGCTGGACGAACCGCTCGCGAAGCTGTCCAAAGCGTGGAAGCTGCCCATCACGTTTCTTCCTGTCACTGACACTGACAAAACTTAACAATCCCTTAACACAAGACTGCTATACTTGTCCTTGACAGTGGTCATTATATCCATTTTGTGAATAAAGGTTGGGCCAGGATGAAGGACTTTAGCATTCCAGACTATTACATTAATCGAGAATTAAGCTGGATCGCCTTTAATGAGCGCGTGCTTGCGGAGGCAGCCAACGAGAATAACCCTCTCTTTGAGCGACTGAAATTTATCGCGATCGCCAGCAGTAATTTTGATGAATTTTTCATGGTGCGAGTAGCCGGTCTGAAGGATCAGGTCAAGGCAGGTCTCACCAAGCCGGACAACAAATCAGGGATGACGCCTCTTGAGCAACTCCGGGCCGTCTGGGTGCGCACCCATGAAGTCATGCAGACCATGTTTGCGATCCTGCGAGAGCAAATCACACCCGAGCTGCGAAAAGCGGGCATTCGCTTTCTCAAAGCCAAGCAGTTAAACGAAGAACAGGATGATTTCGTCCATTCGTTTTTCCATCACCATCTGTACCCGGTGCTGACCCCGATGGCCGTCGATGCCAGCCATCCGTTTCCCATGCTGTTGAACAAAAGTCTGAACCTCGCCGTATTGCTGGAGGATGATGACATCGATAGCGAGGGGCCACTGTTTGCAGTTGTGCAGGTGCCTTCGGTCGTTCCCCGTTTTCTAGAGCTGCCATCACCAGAGGGTGAGGCCCATTTCATCCTGCTCGAAGATGTCATTTCCGAGCATATGGACAGCCTGTTTCAGGGCTACAACATCTTGGAGACCAGCCCTTTCCGCATTACACGCAACGCGGACCTGACCATCGATGAGGATGAGACGGAGGACCTGTTGGAAGCAATCGAGCAAGAGCTGAAAAAACGAAAAATGGGTGAGCCTTCTCGCTTGGCTGTCGACACGTCCATGAGCGACTTTTTACAGGAGACGCTCCTCGACTGGCTAGAGCTCGAGGAATCTGAAATATACCGCTTTGACGGGCCGCTCGATCCCGCCTTCTTCTTCCGCTTCCATGGATTAGAAGGCTATGATCACTTGCGGTTTGAACCACTCTCTCCCCAACAGCCACTCGATTTGTTCGGCGAAGGGGACGTGTTTGCAGCCATCGAGAAAAAAGATCTGCTGCTTCACCATCCGTACGAGTCGTTCGATCCCGTCATCCGATTTGTGCAGGAGGCTGCCGAGGATCCAAAGGTGTTGGCCATCAAGCAGACTCTCTACCGTGTCAGCGGAGATTCTCCCATCGTCAATGCCCTGCTAAAAGCTGCAGATAATGGCAAGCAGGTGACCGTACTCCTGGAGCTCAAGGCACGTTTTGACGAAGAGAACAACATCGTCTGGGCGAAAAAGCTGGAGAACGCGGGCTGCCATGTCATTTACGGGCTGGCTGGCCTGAAAACGCACAGCAAGATCACCCTCGTGGTTCGTGCAGAGGGCGATCGACTTCGTAGATATGTCCATTTAAGCACAGGGAACTACAACGACAAGACGGCGGGAATCTACACGGATATTGGCATGTTCACAGCACGAGAGGAGTTCGGGGATGACGCGACTCACTTTTTCAACCACCTATCCGGTTACTCTTATCCACCTGCGTGGAAGGTCATCTCTACTGCTCCTACTGGATTGCGTGAAACGTTCTTGTCGCTCATCCAACGTGAGATGGGAAACAGTCTCGCAGGCAAGCCTGCTTTTATTGTAGCCAAGATGAATTCGTTGACGGATAAAGAAATTATCGAGGCTCTCTATCGAGCTTCTTGTGCAGGAGTCAAGATCGATCTGATCGTCCGTGGCATTTGCTGCCTACGCCCCGGCATTTCAGAGGTAAGTGAGCATATTCGGGTCATCAGCATCGTCGGTCGGAATCTGGAGCACAGCCGCATCTTCCATTTTTGCAACGGAGGAGACCCGCAAATCTATCTCTCGAGTGCAGACTGGATGACTCGCAACATGATGGCACGTGTCGAGATTTTGTTCCCCGTCGTCCAGAGGGATTTGCGCAGACGTATCACGCATTTGCTCGCGACCATGCTGCAGGATGATGACAAAGCGCACCAGCTCATGCCAGATGGCTCTTACGTCCGTGTACAGCCGAAGAGCACGTTCCCTCTGAACAGCCAGATCTCCTTTTGGGAGGAAGCTTTTCTGCAGAATCAAAAAAGGGATCTTGAGCTCGCTGTCCCCCGCATGAAACCGATCACCTCCCTGCTCCAGTAGCTCTCTATACAGCCATCGTTTTCGCAGCTGACGTCGCCCCCAAAAGTGCACGTCAGCTTTTTGCTATTTCGTTCGCGCACAGGTTGTGCAATTTGCTTTTTTTGGCTTTAATGGAGGAAAGAAAAGCTTTTGGAAAAGGAGAGACCTTGCGATGAAAACGCCGCTTCATGAAGTTTTTGATGAGCACCACATCGGCCTGCCGTCTACGATTGGCATGAACGAGCTGTTGGGCAAAGCCGTTCTAGAAGGGCTATCTCCCGCATCCGATGATTCCGAGAAAATTCTCTTCCTCGCGATTGATATGCAAAATGACTTTATGGAAAAAGGGGAGCTCGCGGTACCGGGCTCGCATCAAGATGTCTGGAATGCCGCTCGTTTTTTGTATAGCCATCTAGATAAGATCACCCAGATTGCCGTCTCACTCGACACGCATCAACCCCAGCAAATCTTTCATCCCATCTGGTGGATCGATGGAGACGGAAACCACCCTGCCCCCTTTACCATCAT
This is a stretch of genomic DNA from Brevibacillus choshinensis. It encodes these proteins:
- a CDS encoding MBL fold metallo-hydrolase; this encodes MLLRYFYDEKLAHASYLVGCQKTGEAIVIDPSRNLEPYFQVAKAEGVTIVAATETHIHADFVSGARELGATHTAKLFLSDEGGDDWKYQYAEGLNHQFVHDGDQFSIGNLIFEVMHTPGHTPESISFLLTDRGGSADRPIGIFTGDFVFVGDIGRPDLLEKAAGIKGTSEAGAREMFKSLLKFKQLPDYLQVWPAHGAGSACGKALGAVPSTTVGYEKLFNWALSYTNEEEFIQALLDGQPEPPNYFAVMKRVNKEGPALLKDLPVVTEVTSMEKVKELLENRQIVDTRPSKEFAKGHVEGTLNIPFNKSFANWAGWIVDYERPVYFLTNPDERDEILKAARSVGIDQMAGFINSDKVFRSGEFALETYAEVTPLEIAKSVENEEVYVIDVRNLTEWQEGHIQNAQHIMLGTLSGRLDEIAKDKPVLVQCRSGARSAIGASILQANGFKQVQNLSGGFVQWQKDGQAFE
- a CDS encoding DUF1641 domain-containing protein, whose amino-acid sequence is MNEIKEPKSMDMGLEELADPEVQEAIAVLIRKLPRIKDAVLAAEQGVDLATSILQDKESLGSLFDRLGQKCAPYRVEKESILALFSLLEKMPKLLKYVNTIEQVADFVESVGQDKQSQEYLLKGMKGYIAPVTAQVETGVAVFREAKERAKNNHEAISIFGLLRLLKDPTVQKTLRFTQSLLEVLAEKSSK
- a CDS encoding FAD/NAD(P)-binding oxidoreductase; protein product: MAKQARYSVVIVGAGTAGISVAARLVRGSKKLKGHIAIIDPETKHYYQPLWTLVGGGAAKKEESEREMGSLIPDGVEWIADAVTAFHPEQNSLVTQTGTTISYDYLVVAAGLQIHWDGIKGLKETVGKNGVCSNYSYQTVDSTWDNIRNFKGGTAIFTHPNSPVKCGGAPQKIMYLADDYFRKLNVRNQSEIIFASAKASIFDVAKYANTLDKVVQRKNIQTMYKRNLIEVRPDTKEAVFENLDTKEQEVLKYDMLHVTPPMKAPDFIKGSSLEDAGGWVDVDPYTLQHKKFANVFGIGDCANLPTSKTGAAIRKQAPVVAQNLLALQNGSPLAATYDGYTSCPLVTGYNKLVLAEFDYNQLPQETFPFDQSEERFSMYVMKRELLPVMYWNGMLKGLM
- a CDS encoding response regulator yields the protein MIRVLLVDDHTMIRKGLRVLLEGYPEIKIVGESHNGNDAILKSISFAPDVVLMDLSMPNGLDGFSASAEIRKLAPSVKIVILTMHDEEIFVQKAVTVGAHGYILKNSHGELLFQAIVEVYGGKHFYKTSVSQDIVRQWLKSESKKLPSVLTDREKEIVRLIVLGYANKEIADKLSISVKTVENHKTNIMQKLELDSKHELIQYAIKNRYLDLAF
- a CDS encoding sensor histidine kinase, whose product is MYQSPSFFERYGEEGKTLEGSYLKQIFDHLQDGIILMDQERRILVMNPSAVRLTGWKVGGKVPYCSYCQTRKLTEGEERCYLVSKREVPYFLSSMPTYEGRFVDMEMSTAVIYENGEQNKQEVLLVLKDLTAKKKEEEARISKLVLQKTLEAQENEHKRLAQELHDGVGQSLYSVSVGIQAIQSRIKQEEQFSEYMQEIVEELEKAIQDVKLYSLQLRPHSLDQLGLIPTVKHLVSSLNRTHKDVSITFTYSNVSDRLQPVLEVNLYRVIQEALHNALKYSKATLIEVILYKEDDELTLKIQDNGIGFDRDQVKAGLGLKHMEERVDQMEGSLQIHSILQEGTVIKVNIRAVTGGEEE
- a CDS encoding aminotransferase: MSTQLSLKSRLSSTVASLKPSGIRRFFDLAASMEGVISLGVGEPDFVTPWRMREASISSLERGHTAYTSNAGMLELRVEIQKYLEERFSVSYHPESEILVTVGASEAIDIALRAILDPGDEVLVVEPCYVSYEPVIRLAGGVPVFLKTTMENQFKLTPQELETHITPRTKAIIFCYPNNPTGGTMTADEWKTLLPIIEKHDLLVISDEIYAELTYGRMHDSIAALPGMKDRTILISGFSKAFAMTGWRLGYVCATPDLLAGMLKIHQYTMLCAPTMAQMAALEALRHGRSDMERMIESYRQRRNFVVDGFRQIGLSCHEPDGAFYAFPSIASTGLSSAEFAEKLLMEEKVAVVPGDVFGESGNGHIRCSYATSMEQLKKALDRMGNLMGKLS
- a CDS encoding Lrp/AsnC family transcriptional regulator; translation: MDSKKQRELLHLLEEDSRMSAEQIGKMLAEPTEVIERAIATLEAEKVIVKYPALINWERVEDHPYVNAMIDVKVTPKRDVGFDEVAERICRFPEVKAVYLMSGASYDLSVVLEGKTMREVATFVSQKLATLDSVVSTATHFILKRYKHDGIELEDRDEDRRMVVTP
- a CDS encoding Ppx/GppA phosphatase family protein, with the translated sequence MNRNFGVIDLGSNTARLVVYEQDKQGLVTEVDNIKRGLRLSNHLQNGRMDDEGVAKTIHGMRQFKELLDARNINDIIAVATAAVRQAENGHELTQRINQETGIAVRVLSGEDEARYGYLAVINSMKIEEGITIDIGGGSTEVTYFRNRQLQESFSFPFGIVTLTQMFFQGDIPTETEFYQLRSFLSRSFSSCPWLMNKQCPVIAIGGTARNLAKIHQRSVQYSMDSFHHYPMTGWQLTTILEQLSPLPLEARRQVPGISKDRADVILAGLTVFDSLLSYADSTELIVSSKGLRDGILFETVWGTEAPTSIREIHERSITQFMNRYQIDKAHAYQVKEHALSLFDQLQAHDLHKYGSFERDLLEASALLHDVGRTINVHESSEHTFYLLSHVLLAGYTHRERLLIAMIAAFKSNKLLQSQLTKHADIVCKADKNLVERLGHLLLLARMLDRSMSQAIHSIQLVERDQHWVIECQGKRAGLLEYSLLDEPLAKLSKAWKLPITFLPVTDTDKT
- a CDS encoding RNA degradosome polyphosphate kinase codes for the protein MKDFSIPDYYINRELSWIAFNERVLAEAANENNPLFERLKFIAIASSNFDEFFMVRVAGLKDQVKAGLTKPDNKSGMTPLEQLRAVWVRTHEVMQTMFAILREQITPELRKAGIRFLKAKQLNEEQDDFVHSFFHHHLYPVLTPMAVDASHPFPMLLNKSLNLAVLLEDDDIDSEGPLFAVVQVPSVVPRFLELPSPEGEAHFILLEDVISEHMDSLFQGYNILETSPFRITRNADLTIDEDETEDLLEAIEQELKKRKMGEPSRLAVDTSMSDFLQETLLDWLELEESEIYRFDGPLDPAFFFRFHGLEGYDHLRFEPLSPQQPLDLFGEGDVFAAIEKKDLLLHHPYESFDPVIRFVQEAAEDPKVLAIKQTLYRVSGDSPIVNALLKAADNGKQVTVLLELKARFDEENNIVWAKKLENAGCHVIYGLAGLKTHSKITLVVRAEGDRLRRYVHLSTGNYNDKTAGIYTDIGMFTAREEFGDDATHFFNHLSGYSYPPAWKVISTAPTGLRETFLSLIQREMGNSLAGKPAFIVAKMNSLTDKEIIEALYRASCAGVKIDLIVRGICCLRPGISEVSEHIRVISIVGRNLEHSRIFHFCNGGDPQIYLSSADWMTRNMMARVEILFPVVQRDLRRRITHLLATMLQDDDKAHQLMPDGSYVRVQPKSTFPLNSQISFWEEAFLQNQKRDLELAVPRMKPITSLLQ